A single Arcobacter sp. FWKO B DNA region contains:
- a CDS encoding metal ABC transporter solute-binding protein, Zn/Mn family gives MFNIKGFLLSVFLIIAPTLYAKVNTVVSIVPQKSFVEAIGGDLVDVSIMVQPGSSPHSYEPKPSQMKELSNAHIYFAIGVEFESAWLKRFQNQNKSLKIVDTSKGITKLDMVAHHHDDEKDHGHKHHNHKHNHKHDTKSKDPHIWTSPANIKVIAQNIYNELVSVDSANKDIYEANLKAFLEKVDSVDSQIKEILKDTPKGAKFMVFHPALGYFAHDYNLTQIAVEVEGKEPKPAVLAKLINEAKEEGIKAIFTQPEFSDKSAKVVADELGIKVIKVSPLNPKWDENLINLAKAISNQ, from the coding sequence ATGTTTAATATAAAAGGATTTTTATTAAGTGTATTTTTGATTATAGCACCAACACTATACGCAAAAGTAAATACAGTAGTCAGTATAGTTCCACAAAAAAGTTTTGTTGAGGCAATAGGTGGTGATCTTGTTGATGTTTCAATAATGGTACAACCAGGTTCTTCTCCACATTCATATGAACCAAAACCTTCTCAGATGAAAGAGCTTAGTAATGCTCATATATATTTTGCAATAGGTGTAGAATTCGAAAGTGCATGGCTAAAAAGATTTCAAAACCAAAATAAATCTTTAAAGATTGTTGATACTTCAAAAGGTATCACAAAGCTAGATATGGTTGCACATCACCATGATGATGAAAAAGACCATGGACACAAACATCATAATCATAAACACAATCATAAACATGATACAAAATCAAAAGATCCTCATATTTGGACAAGCCCAGCAAATATCAAAGTCATAGCACAAAATATTTATAATGAACTAGTAAGCGTAGATTCTGCAAACAAAGATATTTATGAGGCTAATTTAAAAGCATTTTTAGAAAAAGTTGATAGTGTAGACTCCCAAATAAAAGAGATACTAAAAGATACTCCAAAAGGTGCTAAATTTATGGTATTTCACCCAGCTTTAGGATATTTTGCACATGATTATAACTTGACTCAAATTGCTGTTGAAGTTGAAGGTAAAGAGCCAAAACCTGCTGTTTTAGCAAAACTTATAAATGAAGCAAAAGAAGAAGGCATTAAAGCAATCTTCACTCAACCAGAGTTTTCAGATAAAAGTGCAAAAGTTGTAGCTGATGAATTAGGTATAAAAGTAATCAAGGTAAGTCCATTAAACCCAAAATGGGATGAGAACCTTATAAATTTAGCAAAAGCTATTTCTAACCAATAG
- the feoB gene encoding ferrous iron transport protein B — translation MIKVALAGQPNSGKSTVFNLLSGVYQHIANYPGVTVDKKSTTFSYENEEIEIVDLPGTYSFSSYSLEERVAKDFLTDEKPDIIVNIVDASNIKRSMYLTFSLLETGIPVVVVLNMMDIAKDNGLELDIEKISTMLGVEVVSASGAKGVGKTDILNAIINTYKNKDLYKPFEINYEELEPCIKVVEDTINLDTTPISKRWYAIKALENDKQIIDKLVKEDDFFDESFPKTQEEFFHSTYDKDINQFLATFRYDSADVIFHKTVIEHKKGQKTFSQKLDMIILNKWLAFPILALVMFLFYQLAIVGGYKITDYTWPLLAAFKNLVIGVLPQADIANVPIISDFGVWMVNSVNALLNYIPIFIILFALIAILEDSGYMPRIAFLLDRVFRKFGLHGQSTLPLILGGAFTGGCAVPGIMATKGIADERARMATILTVPYMNCLAKVPFYTLLLGAFFVADMGVMMFLISTVTIFIALIVAKIVTSTVLVNRETTPFMMELPAYHIPTLKGVAITAWQRVWIYIKKVVTIVMAVAVVLFVMLEFPGLSSEQKQSFATSEISALEDFNKSIENNSYFEHLDSREKVANLLNFYDLYRAKRMNTTTPEAVAKLDSDFESQNKIFFELVRANDSDAKKVNRALRNLSRDRNKILREIKDAKIERSVLGSIGKSMEVVTKYAGFDWKINIAFLSSFAARESAVATLGSLYENNQATTMRAEEAMAQNSGYTDLHAVIMIIFMILTPPCIASMIVIKYQTGKYRWMMFAIFFPITLGIGICIALFNMGLAYGWSGVETMVYFYVSMAFIAIVLGLMPTKKINWKGGFVPKTRGIHSHYEKYNNSN, via the coding sequence ATGATAAAAGTAGCGTTAGCTGGTCAGCCAAATAGTGGTAAATCAACAGTATTCAACCTTTTAAGCGGTGTGTATCAGCATATTGCAAATTACCCTGGAGTCACTGTAGATAAAAAATCTACTACTTTTTCTTATGAAAATGAAGAGATTGAAATAGTTGATTTACCAGGGACTTATTCTTTTAGTTCATATTCCCTAGAAGAAAGAGTGGCAAAAGATTTCTTAACTGATGAAAAGCCTGATATTATAGTAAATATCGTAGATGCTTCAAATATCAAAAGAAGTATGTATCTTACATTTAGTCTTTTAGAAACTGGCATACCTGTAGTGGTAGTGCTTAATATGATGGATATTGCAAAAGACAATGGTTTGGAACTTGACATAGAAAAAATATCTACAATGCTTGGAGTTGAGGTTGTAAGTGCTAGTGGGGCTAAGGGTGTAGGTAAAACTGATATTTTAAATGCTATTATAAATACATATAAAAATAAAGATTTATACAAACCTTTTGAGATAAACTATGAAGAACTAGAGCCTTGCATCAAAGTTGTAGAAGATACAATAAATCTTGATACAACACCTATTTCAAAAAGATGGTATGCTATAAAAGCCCTAGAAAATGATAAGCAAATTATAGATAAATTAGTAAAAGAAGATGATTTTTTTGATGAGAGTTTCCCCAAAACTCAAGAAGAATTTTTCCATAGTACATACGATAAAGATATAAACCAATTTCTTGCAACTTTTAGATATGACTCAGCAGATGTAATATTTCACAAAACGGTCATAGAACACAAAAAAGGGCAAAAAACATTTTCTCAAAAGCTTGATATGATAATCTTAAATAAATGGCTTGCCTTTCCTATTTTGGCTCTTGTGATGTTTTTGTTTTATCAGCTTGCAATTGTAGGTGGATATAAGATTACAGACTATACATGGCCATTACTTGCAGCTTTTAAAAATCTTGTTATTGGAGTATTACCGCAAGCTGATATTGCAAATGTTCCTATTATCAGTGATTTTGGTGTGTGGATGGTAAATAGTGTAAATGCACTTTTAAACTACATTCCTATATTTATCATCCTTTTTGCACTGATTGCGATACTAGAAGATAGTGGATATATGCCTAGAATTGCCTTTTTGCTTGATAGGGTGTTTAGAAAATTTGGACTTCATGGGCAATCAACTCTTCCTTTGATTCTTGGTGGGGCATTTACTGGTGGATGTGCAGTTCCTGGGATTATGGCTACAAAAGGTATCGCAGATGAGAGGGCAAGGATGGCTACTATTTTGACAGTTCCTTATATGAATTGTCTTGCAAAAGTTCCATTTTATACCTTATTACTTGGTGCGTTTTTTGTTGCTGATATGGGTGTGATGATGTTTTTGATTTCTACTGTTACGATATTTATAGCTCTTATCGTGGCGAAGATAGTCACAAGTACAGTACTGGTCAATCGTGAAACTACACCTTTTATGATGGAGCTTCCAGCTTATCATATCCCAACTCTTAAAGGTGTGGCAATAACTGCTTGGCAAAGGGTTTGGATATATATCAAAAAGGTCGTAACTATTGTTATGGCTGTGGCTGTGGTACTTTTTGTGATGTTGGAGTTTCCAGGACTTAGTAGTGAGCAAAAACAATCTTTTGCTACTAGTGAGATAAGTGCTTTGGAAGATTTTAATAAATCTATAGAAAACAACTCATATTTTGAGCATCTTGATAGTCGTGAAAAAGTAGCAAATTTGCTGAACTTTTATGACCTTTATCGTGCAAAAAGGATGAATACTACTACACCTGAAGCTGTAGCAAAACTTGATAGTGATTTTGAATCACAAAACAAGATATTTTTTGAGCTAGTAAGAGCAAATGATAGTGATGCAAAAAAAGTAAACAGAGCTTTGAGAAATCTATCTCGTGATAGAAATAAGATTCTTAGAGAAATAAAAGATGCAAAAATAGAGCGATCAGTTCTTGGAAGTATTGGTAAATCTATGGAAGTAGTGACCAAATATGCTGGGTTTGATTGGAAGATAAATATAGCATTTTTAAGTTCATTTGCTGCTAGAGAATCAGCCGTGGCGACTCTTGGAAGCTTGTATGAAAACAATCAAGCTACAACTATGAGAGCAGAAGAGGCTATGGCACAAAATAGTGGATACACGGATTTGCACGCTGTGATTATGATTATATTTATGATTTTGACACCTCCATGTATTGCTAGTATGATAGTTATCAAATATCAAACAGGCAAATACAGATGGATGATGTTTGCAATTTTCTTTCCTATTACTTTGGGTATTGGGATATGTATCGCACTATTTAATATGGGCTTAGCTTATGGATGGAGCGGTGTTGAAACGATGGTTTACTTTTATGTGAGTATGGCTTTTATTGCTATTGTTTTAGGGCTAATGCCTACTAAAAAAATCAACTGGAAAGGGGGATTTGTACCTAAGACTAGGGGAATACATAGTCATTATGAGAAATATAACAATAGTAATTAG
- a CDS encoding response regulator transcription factor yields MTGTKILFLEDDILYQESIKDILEEEHYIVESCKNGQEFLNKIFDNVYDLYIIDINVPKVNGFEIMRMLKEYNDKTMKLVLTSVPNSIIQSFKSGCDSFLSKNTDLDEILIRIKSLIKRTYHTYDEYIKITDNISYDYFNKQLYDGSRKVELETRALNVLDYLIKNRGEFISTIELEKNIYPCNSESKSGVIRYHIWNLRKAIGKDLIQSKKCSGYKLRLPV; encoded by the coding sequence ATGACAGGGACCAAAATACTGTTTTTAGAAGATGACATACTTTATCAAGAGAGTATAAAAGATATATTAGAAGAGGAACACTATATAGTAGAAAGTTGCAAAAACGGTCAAGAGTTTTTAAATAAGATTTTTGATAATGTATACGATTTATATATAATAGATATTAATGTTCCAAAAGTTAATGGATTTGAGATTATGAGAATGTTAAAAGAATATAATGATAAAACTATGAAACTTGTATTAACATCTGTTCCAAATAGTATTATTCAGTCTTTCAAAAGTGGTTGTGATAGTTTTTTAAGCAAAAATACAGATTTAGATGAAATATTAATAAGAATCAAATCTCTTATTAAAAGAACATACCATACTTATGATGAATATATCAAAATAACAGACAATATATCATATGATTATTTTAATAAGCAACTATATGATGGTAGCAGAAAAGTTGAACTTGAAACAAGAGCTTTAAATGTTTTAGACTATTTAATAAAAAATAGAGGAGAATTTATTTCTACTATAGAACTTGAAAAGAACATTTATCCATGCAATAGTGAGTCAAAATCTGGAGTAATAAGATATCATATTTGGAATTTACGAAAAGCTATTGGGAAAGACTTAATCCAATCAAAAAAATGTAGTGGATACAAATTAAGGCTACCTGTATAA
- a CDS encoding c-type cytochrome: MDIIGQFPLFYFPDYGSAWMMGVTGTIHILASHTSVGAAMLFAFLAYKAYSEDRSDLYPYMKKYGMFLLIFSYVIGSITGPGIWYTATAASPRGISALIHNFVWVWATEWVFFVYEVIGVFVLVYFIDKIDKKTHLKLTYTFALASVGTLALIIGIISFMMWPGTDAFYATGSASDAFFGVNTFPHMFLRIGFMIMLSGVIGLVISSAMKKDNAELSAELTTKMGYVAMLGGFLTMFFFMWYMGTLPDNAHAVFNVSKDEVIQNRIILAIVFSLYFLLAIVKPRFINPTLASVMIAVILISGLWPGEKLRESMRKPYVAGQYIYSNQIISRDVEGKGIKSELPIIAEKGLLQVNPFVPENLKVITEENKLAVGELLTKMSCSNCHSLEKTGVYRPLRDRLIGMDKDGIKSILYAMGNGAFSYMPTLALPEHEYDAIAEYIASLKY, encoded by the coding sequence ATGGATATAATAGGGCAATTCCCATTGTTTTATTTCCCAGATTATGGAAGTGCTTGGATGATGGGTGTCACTGGTACGATACACATTTTAGCTTCACACACTTCTGTTGGTGCTGCTATGCTTTTTGCTTTTTTGGCTTATAAAGCATATTCAGAAGATAGATCAGACCTATATCCTTATATGAAAAAATATGGTATGTTTTTACTTATTTTTTCATATGTTATAGGTTCTATCACAGGTCCTGGCATTTGGTACACAGCAACTGCAGCCAGTCCCAGAGGTATAAGTGCTTTGATACACAACTTCGTTTGGGTATGGGCAACAGAATGGGTCTTTTTTGTGTATGAGGTTATAGGTGTTTTTGTACTTGTTTACTTCATAGACAAAATAGATAAGAAAACTCATCTAAAACTCACCTATACATTTGCATTGGCTTCAGTTGGAACTTTGGCTCTTATTATAGGAATTATAAGCTTTATGATGTGGCCTGGGACTGATGCATTTTATGCTACAGGAAGTGCAAGTGATGCGTTCTTTGGTGTAAACACATTTCCGCATATGTTCTTAAGAATAGGCTTTATGATTATGTTATCTGGGGTTATAGGACTTGTTATATCAAGTGCAATGAAAAAAGACAATGCAGAACTTTCAGCTGAACTTACAACCAAAATGGGTTATGTTGCAATGCTTGGTGGCTTTTTAACTATGTTCTTTTTTATGTGGTATATGGGTACGCTACCTGATAATGCTCATGCGGTATTTAATGTATCAAAAGATGAAGTTATTCAAAATAGAATTATTCTAGCGATAGTTTTTTCTTTGTATTTCTTGCTTGCTATTGTAAAACCAAGATTTATAAATCCAACTTTAGCTTCAGTGATGATTGCTGTAATACTTATTTCGGGACTTTGGCCTGGAGAAAAGCTTAGAGAATCTATGAGAAAACCTTATGTTGCTGGTCAATATATTTATTCAAACCAAATTATTAGCCGTGATGTCGAAGGTAAAGGGATAAAAAGTGAATTGCCTATTATCGCTGAAAAAGGGCTTTTACAAGTAAATCCTTTTGTTCCTGAAAATTTAAAAGTTATCACAGAAGAAAATAAACTAGCAGTTGGTGAACTTTTGACAAAAATGTCATGTTCAAATTGTCACTCTTTAGAAAAAACAGGTGTATATAGACCTCTTAGAGATAGATTAATTGGTATGGATAAAGATGGTATCAAATCCATATTGTATGCTATGGGTAATGGAGCATTTTCTTATATGCCTACACTTGCTTTACCAGAACATGAATATGATGCAATAGCTGAATATATTGCATCTTTGAAATATTAA
- a CDS encoding FeoA family protein: MSLNDLKEGSFCVIKKLDGDKKIVQKFLDMGFVPNSELKVVRNAPLFDPIEVNLKGYNIAIRRSEASNIQVENL, encoded by the coding sequence ATGAGTTTAAATGATTTGAAAGAGGGTAGCTTTTGTGTTATCAAAAAGCTAGATGGCGATAAAAAAATAGTACAAAAATTTCTTGATATGGGATTTGTTCCAAATAGTGAACTCAAAGTTGTGAGAAATGCACCGCTTTTTGACCCAATAGAGGTAAATCTCAAAGGATACAATATAGCTATTAGAAGAAGTGAAGCATCCAATATACAAGTAGAGAATTTATGA
- a CDS encoding DUF2325 domain-containing protein, which translates to MSVLVIGGDQIEAITNSLNGLGVTDITHWTLRSNRDMGRKIPQKTEYIIMLTNFLSHNAMYKFKTEAKKRGIPFVCANRNENSVICKFCELANICPNSK; encoded by the coding sequence ATGAGTGTACTTGTAATTGGTGGAGATCAAATAGAAGCTATTACGAATTCATTAAATGGTTTAGGAGTAACAGATATTACACACTGGACTCTTAGAAGTAATAGAGATATGGGTCGAAAAATACCGCAAAAAACGGAATATATAATAATGCTTACAAATTTTCTTAGTCACAATGCTATGTATAAGTTTAAAACAGAAGCCAAAAAGAGGGGAATACCTTTTGTTTGTGCCAATAGAAATGAAAATAGTGTAATTTGTAAATTTTGTGAATTGGCAAATATTTGTCCGAATAGTAAATAG
- a CDS encoding Fur family transcriptional regulator has protein sequence MQNLFQFTNIKPTNARIELVTILKKSTKPISYDDIKDSLSMDKATFYRNIILFEEEGLVNSFESNDKKRYYEITSNPHPHFVCKVCNKIECLAKLMIDLPQHRIDNVTISGICRNCLKI, from the coding sequence ATGCAAAATTTATTTCAATTTACTAATATCAAACCTACAAATGCAAGAATAGAACTTGTTACTATACTTAAAAAATCTACTAAGCCAATAAGTTATGATGATATAAAGGATAGTTTATCTATGGATAAGGCTACTTTTTATCGCAATATAATTCTATTTGAAGAAGAAGGTTTAGTAAATAGTTTTGAATCAAATGATAAGAAAAGATATTATGAAATCACTTCAAATCCACATCCTCACTTTGTATGTAAGGTGTGCAATAAAATAGAGTGTTTAGCTAAACTAATGATAGATTTACCACAACATCGAATAGATAATGTAACAATTAGTGGTATTTGTAGAAATTGTTTAAAAATATAG